In one Oculatellaceae cyanobacterium genomic region, the following are encoded:
- a CDS encoding amino acid ABC transporter ATP-binding protein, with product MNASSAAISFENIEKNFGSLMVLQGITGEIYQGEVVAVIGTSGCGKSTLLRCFNRLETIDRGNLVVNGIDLSRSRLTSNQLRRLRTEVGMVFQQFNLFPHLSVLDNLTLAPSKVLKRSPKESTKLARFYLEKVGLADKANAYPEQLSGGQKQRVAIARSLCMNPQVMLFDEPTSALDPELVGEVLRVMQQLAEEGMTMVIVTHEMQFAREVANRVLFLNQGRVEEQGSAREVLTQPQSDRLKSFLSRMSFVNNKA from the coding sequence ATGAATGCTTCTTCTGCCGCTATCTCCTTTGAGAATATTGAGAAGAATTTTGGGTCGCTTATGGTACTACAAGGTATCACAGGTGAAATATACCAAGGGGAAGTAGTGGCGGTTATTGGCACTTCGGGTTGTGGAAAAAGCACTTTGCTGCGTTGCTTCAACCGATTGGAGACAATTGACAGGGGAAATTTAGTAGTTAATGGTATAGATTTGTCCCGTTCTCGTCTTACCTCAAATCAACTGCGGAGGCTACGGACAGAGGTTGGGATGGTGTTTCAGCAGTTTAACTTGTTTCCGCATCTAAGTGTGTTAGACAATTTAACACTTGCTCCCTCTAAGGTTTTGAAGCGATCGCCCAAGGAGAGTACTAAACTAGCAAGGTTCTATTTGGAAAAGGTAGGGCTTGCGGATAAGGCAAATGCTTATCCTGAACAATTATCGGGTGGACAAAAGCAACGGGTGGCGATCGCCCGTAGCTTATGTATGAACCCCCAAGTTATGTTATTTGATGAACCTACAAGTGCGTTAGATCCAGAACTGGTGGGAGAAGTACTGCGAGTTATGCAACAACTCGCTGAAGAAGGAATGACAATGGTGATTGTTACCCATGAGATGCAATTTGCTCGTGAAGTAGCTAATCGCGTATTATTCTTAAATCAAGGTCGTGTGGAAGAACAAGGTTCAGCACGAGAAGTGCTAACCCAACCACAGAGCGATCGCCTTAAGAGTTTTTTGAGTCGGATGAGCTTTGTAAACAATAAAGCATAA
- a CDS encoding ABC transporter permease subunit (The N-terminal region of this protein, as described by TIGR01726, is a three transmembrane segment that identifies a subfamily of ABC transporter permease subunits, which specificities that include histidine, arginine, glutamine, glutamate, L-cystine (sic), the opines (in Agrobacterium) octopine and nopaline, etc.), producing MAKFIRFLRQLLISLSCLVLVASCSLNPNPTGSSKQLTVATEPAFPPFEVQAGSGELEGFDIDVINAIGKAANFNVQFQSLPFDGIIPALQSKTVDAAISAITITPERLNTISFSQPYFKAGLAIAVRANNSDITNLDSLKNKKIAVQIGTTGAKKAQSIPGVQIRTFDSAPLALQELFNGNVDAVINDAPVTLYALKTGNLQGIKVVNQLLTEEYYGIATAKNAPNLKAINQGLTSILNNGTYAQIYQKWFNTQPPQLPKTLPGASSTGVLSSPSVILTALPNLLRGALVTLQLTALSVFLGMIAGSLIGIARLSKVKFLRWAARVYIDFFRGTPLLVQIFMIYFGLPALMQEFGLNFNLDRLVGAVTALSLNSAAYLAEIVRAGIQSIEPGQAEAAQSLGMSSSQTMRYIIFPQALRRMLPPLGNEFITLLKDTSLVAIIGFEELFRRGQLIVADNYRAFEIYTAIALIYLCLTVLSSYLFSFFERLMNPVKNTLN from the coding sequence ATGGCTAAATTTATTCGGTTTTTACGTCAGCTATTGATTTCTTTAAGTTGTTTAGTCTTAGTAGCTAGTTGTAGCCTCAACCCCAATCCTACTGGTAGTAGCAAACAGTTGACAGTTGCCACCGAACCAGCTTTCCCTCCCTTTGAGGTACAAGCAGGTAGCGGTGAGCTGGAAGGATTTGATATTGATGTAATCAATGCTATTGGCAAAGCTGCTAACTTTAATGTGCAATTTCAGAGTTTACCTTTCGACGGAATTATCCCAGCATTGCAGTCAAAAACCGTCGATGCAGCTATTAGTGCCATTACTATCACACCAGAACGCCTGAATACTATTTCATTTTCCCAACCTTACTTTAAAGCAGGACTGGCGATCGCTGTTCGAGCTAACAATAGCGACATCACCAACCTTGACAGCCTTAAAAATAAGAAAATTGCCGTCCAAATTGGCACAACTGGTGCTAAAAAAGCTCAAAGTATTCCTGGGGTCCAAATTCGCACCTTTGACTCCGCGCCCTTAGCTCTTCAAGAACTATTTAACGGCAATGTTGATGCTGTAATCAACGATGCACCAGTAACCCTCTACGCACTTAAAACTGGTAATCTTCAAGGAATTAAAGTCGTCAATCAGCTACTAACCGAAGAATACTATGGCATCGCTACAGCCAAAAACGCTCCTAATCTCAAAGCTATAAACCAAGGTTTAACAAGCATTTTAAACAATGGCACATACGCCCAAATTTACCAAAAGTGGTTTAACACTCAGCCCCCTCAACTCCCAAAAACATTACCAGGTGCTAGCTCCACAGGAGTTTTATCATCTCCCAGCGTAATTTTAACTGCTCTCCCCAACTTACTACGTGGTGCATTAGTTACTCTTCAGCTAACAGCCTTATCGGTCTTTTTAGGAATGATTGCTGGTTCACTAATAGGTATAGCTCGTCTATCAAAAGTTAAATTTCTACGTTGGGCTGCTAGAGTGTATATTGATTTCTTTCGAGGTACACCCCTGCTAGTGCAAATTTTTATGATCTATTTTGGTCTACCTGCACTAATGCAAGAATTTGGCTTAAATTTCAACTTAGATCGTTTAGTAGGCGCTGTTACTGCACTAAGCCTCAATAGTGCTGCCTATCTAGCGGAAATAGTACGTGCAGGTATCCAATCAATTGAGCCAGGGCAAGCAGAAGCAGCACAATCGCTAGGTATGAGTTCCAGCCAAACTATGCGCTATATTATCTTTCCTCAAGCATTGCGAAGGATGTTACCGCCATTAGGCAACGAATTCATTACTTTACTTAAAGATACCAGCTTAGTTGCAATAATTGGATTTGAGGAACTATTTCGGCGAGGTCAATTAATTGTTGCAGATAATTATCGCGCTTTTGAAATTTACACAGCTATTGCCTTAATTTACTTGTGTTTAACAGTTTTATCCTCATACCTGTTTAGTTTTTTCGAACGTTTAATGAATCCCGTCAAAAACACATTAAACTAA